CTGCCAGCCGCTCGACCGGCAGCGCGGCCAGGGCCGCGACCTCCAGCCCCTGCAGGCCGTCATCGCGGACCAGGTCATAGGCCAGCGCCGTTTCCATGCTGTCGAGGATGTGGAAGAGATGCGCCCAGGTATCGGCGAAATCCTCCCAGGGATGGGCGGTGGCATAGGCGGTGACATGGGTCGCCTCCCAGCCCGGCGGCGGGCCCTCGCGGTAGTGCCGCTCCAGCGCCGCCCCGTAATCGGCGCGCTCGTCGCCGAAGACCGGCCGCAGCCGGTCGAGCGCGGCCGGGTTCTCCGCCACCAGCAGATCCCAGTAGTGATGGGCGACCTCATGACGGAGATGGCCCGCAAGCGTGCGGTAGGGCTCGCCCATCTCGGCGCGGATGCGCTCGCGCTCGGCATCGTCGGCCTCGGCGATGTTGAGCGTGATCGTGCCATGGGCATGGCCGGTGATCACCTTAGGCCCCGGCGCCGGTCCGATCGGGTCGCCGCGCAGCTCGAAGACCGGGGCGGGCGCCCCGGCCGCGTCGCGAAGCGGCAGCCCAAGCGCATCGAGCAGGCGCATCAGCATCCGCTTGTCGCGCTCGATCCGGGCCCAGCGCCGGTCATTGCCCGGCACCGACAGATCCGGCACCACCGTGCTGTGGGCGCAGGACAGGCACAGCCCGCCCGGCGCCGCGGCGACCCAGTTGCAACCGATGACCGCGCGATTGGCGCAAGCGGCCCCCCCGCACGTGCCAAGCGGAACCAGCCCCCGCCCCGGCTGGAAGCCCAGCTCGGCCCCGCAGCTCAGGCAGGCGGTGTTGTGAAACCAGATCTCCGCCCCGCAGGACGGGCAGCCAAGCCGCCGCATCGTCTCTCCTCGTCGGGTCCCGCGCCCTGCTACGCCCCCTGTTCCGCCGCCTGCGCCTCGCCATTGATGACCCGCACCGGCTGGGTGCGGCCATCCTTGGCCTCGGCGAAGGTGATGGTCTGATGCGGGAAGGGAATCTCGATATTGCGCTCGTCGAAGAGCCGCTTGAGGATGCCGTTATAGGTCCGCCCGACCCCCCATTGCCTGCCCGGCAGGGTGCGGATCCGCGCCCGGACGACCACGGCGCTGTCGCCGAAGCTGTTCAGCCCGAACCATTCCAGATCGCCCCGGATCGCGTCCCGCGCCTCGGGATCGCGCCCGAGCTCGGCGAAGGCATCCTCCATCGCCACCTTCACCTCGTCGACATCCTCGCGATAGGCGACGCCCATGTCGCAGACGTAATACGAGAAATCGCGGGTCAGGTTCGAGACCATGTCGACCGAGGAGAACGGGATGATGTGATAGGTCCCGCTCACGTCGCGCAGGCTGACCGACCGGATCGTAAGCTTTTCGACCGTGCCGGTGGTGCCGCCGAGGCTGACCACGTCGCCCACATTCATCGCGTTCTCGAGCTGGATGAAGACGCCGGTGATGACATCCTGCACCAGCTTCTGCGCGCCGAAGCCGATGGCCAGCCCCAGCACCCCGGCCGAGGCCAGCAAGGGCC
The genomic region above belongs to Rhodovulum sulfidophilum DSM 1374 and contains:
- a CDS encoding zinc-binding metallopeptidase family protein, which encodes MRRLGCPSCGAEIWFHNTACLSCGAELGFQPGRGLVPLGTCGGAACANRAVIGCNWVAAAPGGLCLSCAHSTVVPDLSVPGNDRRWARIERDKRMLMRLLDALGLPLRDAAGAPAPVFELRGDPIGPAPGPKVITGHAHGTITLNIAEADDAERERIRAEMGEPYRTLAGHLRHEVAHHYWDLLVAENPAALDRLRPVFGDERADYGAALERHYREGPPPGWEATHVTAYATAHPWEDFADTWAHLFHILDSMETALAYDLVRDDGLQGLEVAALAALPVERLAEPWIALSVALNAVNEAMGHGRFYPFVLSPAVLEKLEAIRRLLPVAG